The sequence TTTCACCGACATATGTAGATTCAGACATATCTATTTCAGTCATGTCTTCAATAAAAGACGGAGCATTGTCGTTGATATCAGTGATCACAACTTCAATTCGATTGAGGCTGCGAGGGTTGCTTAATATGGCCTCAATATTCAAAGAGCACTTTACCGTAGTAGGACAAAGCTCCTCCCGATCTATCCTCTTGCTAACGAAAAGCACTCCAGACTCATGGTTTACATCAAAATACCGTTTGTCATAGCCCGAGTTAATCTGGAGACCCGCAGAATGAAGCTGCTGCACACCGAGATTTAGATCCTTAGCGAGATTTCCCACCGCTGTTCCTTTGTCCACCTCCTCTGAAATTGAGTATGATATCTGAGCCACGGACCAGTCGCAGAgacaaagcagagtgaaaaacagACCAGCGATATTATCCCATTCTTCCCGGACAGCCATAGCTGTTTCAGCAAAAGCGACAAATCCTATCTCCTGCCTGTTGGCCTTTCAAGGGAAATAAAGGCTATTTGTACATATCCATTCTCGGTTACGATCCGTTCAGTTGGAGACTCCACTCGCATGTACGCTGCTATCACAAAGCACAGCTAGATGATGACGTGCTCTCTTTTGTCATACAAGTAGAGGAGGAGTTTCTAAGTCAGAAGAACCAGATATTAGCCTGGTCTCTAGCGACCTCTCGTGACACTTTTGGATTCATACAgttaatgtgactttaaaaatggGATATGCTATTATAAGGTACAGAAAGCGATGCTGAACAACTTAAGTAGTTGATTTTACAAGACTTCAAGTAATTTGGCACAATGTAAAGAACAATCTGTGTATGTAATAGGcctatgtaaaaaaataaaacaaaaaatacccCCTTTCTTTACTGAACACACATGTAGGACTCAcattcagcaccacggacagcccCCTGTTCTCAATACAGGCATCATTAGAAAgctgtttcagcaccatggaaagcGACCAAAATCAAATTCCATGAACGCCATGTCACGACAAAAGTGCTCTATCCACGACACTGTATGGTTCAGCAATCAAATTTCAACTTTCTGGTATGAGGAATATTCTATATAAATCGCCATGGAACGAGGAGGCCCTCAACGAATAGCCTTTCAACCATCTTGTACATTTGTCATAAATATCAAGCCATTAAAGAGAGCTCAGTGTGTAAGTTAAACAACATTTCTAATTCTGTGCAAATCTATCAAAAGCTGAAAAACATAGTTCCTTGAGTCATTTGTGGATGATAAGAGAAAATATAAAATTCCTTAATTTTAAAATGCAATAGATTACTTACTTTGGTTTAATAAAATTGGTATCTCCTTACCTTTTCCTTATTAGGTAAAGTCTGAGTTCTGGTATAAGTGTCTCCTCCATTGATACTGATGAGTTCACCATCTATAGGTGGGAACTGGGCGGGGAAAACCACTACGTCACTCTTGAGTGTGTCTGAGCTGAAACACACGTCATACTGCTGAGTAGATTTGGAGTAGGACCAGCTCCCGTCAGGATGGGTGGTGATCATTGGGGCCCCGTACCTGCTGAAGGAGCCGTCTGTCCTGTGACATTTGACAGCTATCAAAATGATGAGGCTGAGCAGGAAGATGGCTGACACCGCCACAATGCCGATGAGCAGATAGAGGTTCAAAGAAGAGAAGCTCTCCTCCTTTATGGTCACATGTCTGAACTGAGTCTGGATGTCAGCTGTGTTCTCAACCACCACCACATCAATGGACACAGTAGCTGACAGGGAGGGTTCTCCATTATCAGAGACCGACACCACCAAGGGGTGAGTTTTCAGGTCATTGTCACTCATCCTCCTCTTAGTCCTGATTTCTCCGGTGCTGGTTCCGATCCggaagaggttgtttccttttggCTCAAAGTGATAAGAAAGCAGCGCGTTGTATCCAGAGTCAGAGTCTACAGCCCTGATCTTTGCCACAAAGTATCCCGCTTCAGCAGAATAGGGGATGCTCTCACTGTTAACGGAGCCGTGCTCAGAATAGGGCGCGAGAATATTTGGAGTATTGTCATTCTCATCCAGGATCAAAACGTTGACAGTCACGTTGCTGCTGAGCGGAGGAACACCAGAGTCTGTGGCCTGAACTTTGAACTGAAACGTTTTTAACTCCTCAAAGTTAAAAGACTGCAGACTGACTATATCTCCAGTCTCAGGGTTGACAGTTACCATCGACGCATACTGTGTGGTCTTCGGGGAACTGTTTATTAAATGATAAGTTGCTTTTGAGTTTTCATTTAAATCTGAGTCTAACGTCGTCAGTGTATGAATAGTTGTTCCAATCGGGCTATTCTCCTTCACATAAAGGTTGATCAAGGGTTCCGAGAATAGAGGTGGATTGTCGTTAACATCAGAAATGTGAACAGTAATCACGCTCGTGCTCGACAGAGGGGGAGTTCCTTCATCAGTCGCAGTTATTGATACATTATAATGGGAAACACTCTCTCTGTCGAGAGGCCCGTCAACCAACAACGAATAATAGTTTTTATAGTTAGACTTTAATTTAAAAGGCAGTGAATCTGAGACTTTGCAGTTTGTCAGACCATTTTTGCCCCCGTCCCTGTCAGTAATGGTCACCATAGCAACTGCTGTGCCAATTTCAGCGTCTTCTTTAACAGGACTCATGAGAGAAGACACCGAAATTTCTGGAGCATTGTCATTGACATCAAGCACTTCCACTAAAACCTTGCTATGTGCACTGCGAGGAGGAGTGCCTTCATCACGAGCCTGAACACGAATCTCGTATGCTTGATTCTCCTCATAATCAATACTGCCTTTCACTGTAATTTCTccagtattttcatccagggCAAATTTGTCATCTGGCCTTAAACTGTCCCTTTCGGTGAAAGAGTATACAAGCTGAGCATTAACACCATCGTCTAAATC is a genomic window of Notolabrus celidotus isolate fNotCel1 chromosome 8, fNotCel1.pri, whole genome shotgun sequence containing:
- the LOC117816796 gene encoding protocadherin alpha-8-like isoform X6, giving the protein MAVREEWDNIAGLFFTLLCLCDWSVAQISYSISEEVDKGTAVGNLAKDLNLGVQQLHSAGLQINSGYDKRYFDVNHESGVLFVSERIDREELCPTTAKCSLNIEAILSNPRSLHRIEVLITDINDNAPSFMKDMTEIDMYESTYVGERHPLPIARDADVGVNSVKTYKLNANDYFSLDIQGIGDQSVSAELVLQKALDREKQAVIELTLTAIDGGKPHKTGTLQIKVNVLDVNDNPPLFSKSLYKVQVVENENIGTTLLTLTATDLDDGVNAQLVYSFTERDSLRPDDKFALDENTGEITVKGSIDYEENQAYEIRVQARDEGTPPRSAHSKVLVEVLDVNDNAPEISVSSLMSPVKEDAEIGTAVAMVTITDRDGGKNGLTNCKVSDSLPFKLKSNYKNYYSLLVDGPLDRESVSHYNVSITATDEGTPPLSSTSVITVHISDVNDNPPLFSEPLINLYVKENSPIGTTIHTLTTLDSDLNENSKATYHLINSSPKTTQYASMVTVNPETGDIVSLQSFNFEELKTFQFKVQATDSGVPPLSSNVTVNVLILDENDNTPNILAPYSEHGSVNSESIPYSAEAGYFVAKIRAVDSDSGYNALLSYHFEPKGNNLFRIGTSTGEIRTKRRMSDNDLKTHPLVVSVSDNGEPSLSATVSIDVVVVENTADIQTQFRHVTIKEESFSSLNLYLLIGIVAVSAIFLLSLIILIAVKCHRTDGSFSRYGAPMITTHPDGSWSYSKSTQQYDVCFSSDTLKSDVVVFPAQFPPIDGELISINGGDTYTRTQTLPNKEKPKVQSGDWRYSASLRAGGVMQSSVHMEESSVMQGAQGVLVQNWPTASSAADPEGGEVSPPMGAGVDSNSWHFRYGPGGPGAPPQHLKPGEVPPEAFIIPGSPAIISIRQNQGGEDDKSDFITFGKKEEAKKKKKKKKEKKDKKDKGKDDGDE